CCAAAATCTGGGAAGGCGAGTGGGCCGCCGGCCGCGCCAAGGCCTACGGCATCTCGGTGGAAGAGCTGCCGGCGCACTACGCCAAGCGCACGCTGCTGGGCGAGGAGCTGTTGTCGGAAGACATTGCCAAAGCCGTGCGCGTGTTCGTGGATGGCTCGCTGAGCAAATCGACCGGCAACGTGCTGAACGTGGACGGCGGCGTGGCCATGGCCTTCGTGCGCTAAGCGGCTGGCATGACGAACAATTAGAACGTCATGCAGAGCGCAGCGAAGCGTCTTTACCGCGGTAGTAACCAGATTTACTAAAGCGGTAAAGATGCTTCGCTATGCTCTGCATGACGTTCTTTTTGTGCAAAATAATGCCGGCTATCTATCGCCTTGCATGGCCGGATGGGCTACATTTGGGGCAGGGCCCAGGCCCGTCGTTTTGCTCCTTCTTTTCCTCGTGCAACTGAATTTCGCCGCCTCCCGCCGGGTTTCCCGGTGGAAAGCAGCCTGAATTCACCGCCCTTGCCCCCCACCCGGCATGTACCAACTCCAACTTAAGCCCCTCGATAAAACGCCGAAGTACAAGCAGATTGTGCAGTCGGTGATAATGGACATCGAGCGCGGCGTGCTCAAGAACGGCGACCACCTGCCCAGCATCAGCGAGCTGAGCGTGGAGCACTACCTGGCCCGCGACACCGTGGAAAAGGCCTACCGCGAGCTGCGCGAGCGGGGCTTCATCACTTCGGTGCAGGGCAAGGGCTACTACGTGGAAGCCAGCGATACCTCGAAGCTGAAGATTCTGCTGGTCTTCAACAAGCTGAGCTCCTACAAGAAAATCATCTACTACGCCTTCCTCGAAACCCTCGGCGACCGCGCCACCGTCGACCTGCAGATTCACCACTACAACGTGAACCTGTTTCAGGAAATCATCGAGAAGAACCTCGGCAAGTACAACTACTACGTGGTGATGCCGCACTTCACCCTCGATACCGACAAGGCGCTGTCGCGGGCCATTCTCAACACCATTCCCTCGCAGGAATTGGTGCTACTCGACAAAGACATTCCGGAGCTCCCGCACGACTGCCTGCGCGTGTTTCAGGACTTTGACAAGGACATTTTCGGGGCGCTGGAAAACGCCGAGGACCTGCTGGAAAAGTACACCCGCCTGGTGCTGGTGCTGCCCTCCGACGCCAACCACCCCGAGGAATTGCCCTGGGGTTTTCGCTCCTTCTGCCTGATGCGCAACAAGGAGTTTTCGGTGGTGGAAAACGCCATGAACGAGGTGATTATTCCCGGCACCGCCTACGTGGTCATTCGCGAAACCGACTTGGTGGAGCTGGTGAAAAAAATCCGCCAGACAAGCTACCTGCTGGGCCGCGAAGTGGGCATCATCTCCTTCAACGAAACGCCCCTGAAAGAGCTGCTGAATATGACGGTGATTACCACCGACTTTGAGGCCATGGGCAAGACAGCCGCCACCCTGTTACTGGAGAAGAAGCGGGTGAAGGTGAAGAACCCGTTTTACACCATCCGGCGCGGGTCGCTGTAGAGACTCCTCACCCCCGGCCCCTCTCCCAAGGGAGAGGGGAGTCACAGCGGCTGGAACATAACCTTTCGTCCGGAATCGTCAATCATTAGGCTCTCCTCTCCCTTGGGAGAGGGGCCGGGGGTGAGGCGCCCTACGTCAGGTTTCCGGCGCAAAACAGGAGAGCCCAGAACAGTTGCGGCGAAGGGAAACGGGTAATTTGTTGTACCCATCTGACACCGGACTTACTTCTTCAACGGCCTTATGTTCTCTGACCAACGCCTAGCCGAACTCAACCAGCCGCTGCTGGCCGAGCACCACACGCAATTTCAGCACCTTGCCGAGTCGCCGCGCCTGCGCCAGGCCGACGTTCAGGCCGTGGTGCAAAAGCTGATTGATTTTCAGGTCGCCATTCCGAGCTGGGCGCTGGGCACCGGCGGCACCCGATTCGGCCGCTTCGCGCTAGGCGGCGAGCCGAGCACGCTGGAGCAAAAAATCGGTGACGTGGGCATACTTCAAGCCCTGAACCGCTCGTCGAACTCCATCTCCCTGCACATTCCCTGGGACATTCCGCAGGACATCCCCGGCCTCAAGCAGCTGCTAAAAGAGCAGGGGCTGGTGATTGACTCGGTGAACTCCAACACCTTCCAGGACCAGAAAGACCAGGCCCAGACGTACAAATACGGCTCGCTGAGCAACACCGATAAGGCGGTGCGCGAGCAGGCCATTCAGCACAACATCGACTGCGTGCGCCACGGCCGCGACCTCGACGCCCGGACCCTGACCGTGTGGCTGGCCGACGGCTCCAACTTTCCGGGCCAGCAGCACCTGCGCCGCGCGTTTCTGCGCACCCAGGAGTCGCTGGCGGCCATCTACGAGGCCATGCCCAGCGACTGGACCATGCTGGTGGAGTACAAGCCCTACGAGCCCAACTTCTACTCGATGGTGATTCCGGACTGGGGCACCTCGCTGGCCTTGTGCCAGGCGCTGGGCCAGCAGGCACAGGTACTCGTGGACCTGGGCCACCACCTGCCCAACACCAACATCGAGCAGATTGTGGGCCGCCTACGCCAGTTTGGCCGCCTCGGGGGCTTCCACTTCAACGGCTCGATGTATGGCGACGACGACCTGACCACGGGCAGCATCAAGCCTTTCCAGCTCTTCCTGATTTTCAACGAGCTGGTGGACGCCGCCCAGGACCACTCGGTGCCCGCCGAAGCGGTGGCTTACATGATTGACGCCAGCCACAACGTGAAAGACCCGCTGGAAGACCTGCTACAATCGGTCGAGAACATTCTTTCGGCCTACGCCAAGGCCCTGCTCGTGGACCGCGACGCCCTGGCCGAGGCCCAGGAAGCCAACGACGTGGTGCGCGCCGAGGAAATCCTGCGCGACGCTTTCCTGACCGACGTGCGGCCCCTGGTGTCGGAGGCCTACCTGCGGGCCGGCGGCGCCATCAAACCCATTGCGGCCTACCGCGCCGCCGGCGTGCGCGAGCAGCTCATCAGCCAGCGCGGCAAGCACAGCGTATCGACGGGGCTATGAAAAAGAACATGAAAAAGTCGGTGTACGCCGTGTTCGACATCGGCAAGACCAACAAGAAGCTGATTCTTTTCGACGAGGACCAGCAGATTATTGACGAGGAGCTGCACGTGTGCACCGACGTGCTCGACGACGACGGCTTTGTGTGCGACCACCTGCCCCGCCTCACCGAGTGGGTGCTCGACCATTGGCGCCAGTTGCGCCAGCACCCGCACTACAGCGTGAAGGGCGTGAATTTCACGGCCTACGGGGCCAGCTTCGTGCACCTCGGCGCCGACGGTGAGCCTGTGCTGCCGCTCTACAACTACCTCAAGCCGATTCCGGCCGAGATTGAGGCACAATTTTACGCGCAGCTGGGCCAGTCGAAGGAAGAATTTGCGGCCGACACATGCTCGCCGCAGCTGGGCATGCTGAACTCCGGCCTGCAACTGTATTGGCTGAAATACGCCAAGCCGGAGCAGTACGCCAGAGTGCACACCTCGCTGCACCTGCCCAACTACCTTTCCTACCTGATTTCGGGCGAGAAATTCAGCGACTACACCTCCTTGGGCTGCCACACCAACCTGTGGGACTACCAGCGCAGCGACTATCACGAGTGGGTGCGCCGCGAGGGCATCGACGAGAAGCTGGCGCCGCTCACGCGCGACTCCATTGCTTCGGTGGTCGATGGCATATTGGTGGGCGTGGGCCTGCACGACAGCACTTCGGCCGTGATGCCCTATCTGGCGCAGAACGACGAGCCTTTCGTGCTGGTCTCGACGGGCACCTGGTCGGTCACCATCAACCCCTTCAACAGCCAGCCCCTGACGCCGGAGCTGCTGCGCCGCGACTGCCTCAGCTTCATGACGCCGCGCGGCGAGGCCACCCGCGCCGCCCGCGTGTTTCTGGGCCGCGAGCACGATTTTCAGGTAGAGCGCATTGCGGCCCACTTCCACGTGAAGCCGGATTTTTATCGCTCCATCGTGCTGGCCCGGCCCTACGACGAAACCTCCGCCGACTTCAAGCCCGGCTGCATGGCCGGCACCGGCCCTTTCCCCGACGAGCCCGCCGGCGAGTGGGACCTGAGCGGTTTCCGCACCGCGTCGGATGCCTACCAGCACCTCATGCACGGGCTGATTAACATCCTGCTCGAATCCATTCACCTGGTGTGGCAGGGTGAAAAAACCATCTTCGTGGATGGCGGCTTCGCCCGCAACCCGCTCTTCATGCAAACGCTGAGCTGGAACTTCCCCAAGGCCGAAATCCGCACGCTGGAAGTGCCGCAGGCCACGGCGCTGGGCGCCCTGGTGCACCTGGAACAAGGCGAGGCACTGAAGAAAACCCAGCCGCTGTTTACGGATGAGGACGAGCTGCCAATGGTGGTGCAGAGCCGGGCGAGCTAGATTGAATTAACGGCGTAAACGGGCGCCTCACCCTCGGCCCCTTTCCCAAGGAAGAGGGGAGCCTAACGCCTACGCATAACCGGTGCCCCCTCTCCCTTAGGAGAGGGGGTCAGGGGGTGAGGCGCCACGCCTGCACCCAACCGTACACGCTAGAAAAACAAGAATGAAAGTTGCCCTATTCGTCCCCTGCTACATCGACCAGTTCTACCCGCAGGTAGGCGTTGCGACGTTGCAGCTGCTTGAAAAGCTGGGCGTGCAGGCGCACTTCCCGGCCCAACAAACCTGCTGCGGCCAGCCGCTGGCCAACAGCGGCTGCGAGCGCGACGCCCTGCCCATCTACAAGCACTTCGTCAACACGTTTCAGGACTACGACTACGTGGTGGCGCCTTCGGGCAGCTGCGTGTACCACGTGCGCAAGCACTTCGACAAGCTCGACCAAACCGCCGAAGTGCAGCACGTGCGCGGCGCGGCCTACGACCTGATTGACTTCATCAGCACGGTACTGAAGGTGGACGCGCTGCCCGGCGCATTCCCCCACAAAGTGGGCCTGCACCTGAGCTGCCACGGCCAGCGCGGCCTGCACCAGGCCAACGAATCGGAAATGACCCCGGTGCGCGACGGCCAGCTCAGCCGTCTGCTCCGTTCTCTGGACGGCATCGAGCTAACCCAGCTCAACCGCAACGACGAGTGCTGCGGCTTCGGCGGCACGTTCTGCGTGAGCGAGGCGGGCATTTCGGCCCGCATGGGCCAGGACCGCGTGGCCGACCACGTGCGCAACGGCACGCAGGTGCTCACCGGCAGCGACATGTCGTGCCTGATGCACCTGGAAGGCATCGTGCGCCGTGCCAAAATGCCCATCAAGGTGATGCACGCCGCCGAGATTTTGAATGGCGTTTTGGCAAGTGTGTAAATAACCAGAACGGTCATGCTGAGCGCAGTCGAAGCATCTCTACCGCTTTGTTGAGACGACTGAATTGCTGCTGCAGTAGAGATGCTTCGACTGCGCTCAGCATGACGGCCTTTAGATTTCATTTTAACTCCACTCCATGTCCCACGCCATTCGCGCCGACAAGTTTTTGCTGGATGCCGACCGCACCACCTGGCACGACGAGACCCTGTGGTTTGTGCGCGAAAAGCGCGACCGGGCCGTGTACGCCGTGCCCGAATTTCAGGAACTGCGCGAGCTGGCCTCCCAAATCAAAAACCACACCCTGAGCCGGCTCGACCTGTATTTGCAGGAGTTTGAGGCGGCTGCGCAGGCCAATGGCGTGCACGTGCACTGGGCCGCCGATGCGGCCGAGCACAACGCCATTATCCTCGACATCATCAAGAAGCAAGGTGCCACGCGCGTGGTGAAAAGCAAATCGATGCTGACCGAGGAATGCCACCTCAACCCCTACCTTATCCAGCACGGCGTAGAAGTGGTGGACACTGACCTGGGCGAACGCATCATTCAGTTTCGCGACGAGGCGCCGAGCCACATCGTGCTGCCGGCCATCCACCTCAAAAAGGAGGACGTGGGCGACACCTTCCACACCCACCTGGGCACCGCCAAGGGCGAAAGCGACCCGCAACGCCTCACCGAGGCCGCGCGCCAGCACCTGCGCAGCAAGTTCGTTGCGGGCGAAGTGGCCATATCGGGCGTCAACTTCGCCATTGCCGAGACCGGCGCCGTGGTGGTGTGCACCAACGAGGGCAACGCCGACCTGGGCGTGAACCTGGCCCGGGTGCACATCGCGGCCATGGGCATCGAGAAGATTATCCCGCGGCTCACGGACCTGGGCGTGTTCACGCGCCTGCTGGCCCGCAGCGCTACCGGGCAGCCGGTGACGACCTACACCTCGCACTTCGCCAAGCCCGCGCCGGACAAGGAGATGCACATTGTCATCGTCGACAACGGCCGCACCCAGCAGCTGGGACGGCCCGATTTCCGGGCCTCGCTGAAGTGCATTCGCTGCGGCGCCTGCATGAACACCTGCCCGGTGTACCGGCGCAGCGGCGGCCACAGCTACGATTTCACCGTGCCGGGCCCGATTGGCGCCATTCTGTCGCCCAACATCGACATGAAAAAGCACGCCTCGCTGCCGTTTGCCAGCACGCTATGCGGCTCCTGCACCGACGTGTGCCCCGTGAAAATTGACATCCACACCCAGCTTTACAAATGGCGGCAGGTGTTGGGCGAAGCCAATGAAATCCCGGCTTCGAAAAAGTGGGGCATGAAGTTCATGGGCCGCGTGCTGGCCAGCACCCGCGTCTACGGCCTGGGCGGGCAGTTTGCGCGCCGCGCGCTGCGCCTGCTGCCGCACGGCCTCACCCACGCCCCTTCCTTCAACGCCTGGGCCGTGGCCCGCGAGCTGCCCGAGGCGCCCAAGCAAAGCTTCCGCGAGTGGTACGCCAAGCAGCCCCAGCCCGCCCCTCAACCCCAATCCCAGGTACCGGCATGAGTGCTTCCCGCGACCGAATTTTAGCCGCTGCCAAGGCCAACAAGCCCGAAGAGCTTCCGCTGCCCGAGGTGCCGCTGTTTGGCGGCGACGCTACGGCCGAGCGGTTTACCACGGTGCTGGCCGGCATTGGCGGCACGGTGGTGTGGCTCGATGGACTGGAGAGCCTGGCGCCCACGGTGCAGCAGCTCTTTCCAGAGGCCCAGAACACGGCCTCGGCCCTGTTCCGCGGCACGGTGCCCGTCGATGCGCAGACGCCCACCGGCATCCTGGCCGCCATTGATTTGGCCGTGCTCCAGGGCGAAATCGGCGTAGCCGAAAACGGGGCTATCTGGCTGCCCGAGGCCAACATGCTGCACCGGGCGCTGCCCACCATCACGCAGCACCTGGCGTTGGTGCTCGACCGCCGCCGCCTGGTGGCCACCATGCACCAAGCCTACGCCCAGCTGCCTGGCACCGGCGGCTACGGCAAGTTCGTGGCCGGCCCATCCAAGACAGCCGACATTGAGCAGTCGTTGGTGATTGGGGCGCACGGCGCACGCAGCCTCGTGGTGCTGCTGTATTAACCGAAAGTTGACGCAAAGACAAAAAAGAAGCGGCCCCCAGTGGAGGCCGCCTCTTCGTCGTTTATTGTTTCACTTAAACTCACTTTGTCTTTTAATCGGGAAAGGGCCAGGCCCCGTGTGCAGCCGATGCTGCGCTTCTTTCGCATTGCAGGGATGGCAACGCCGCGAGGGCGAAACCGCTCCAGCGGGCTTTGGTAGCTACTCCGGCGGTCTACCGGGTCGGAACGGCCGATGAAGCCGGTGAGGTGACAACCCTAACGTGGCGCGCGGCAGAGACAAAGCAAGAGGACTCCCACCCAATCTTTCTCCATCCTGCTGCGCGCCAGTCAGGTTGTAACTCACTTACCATACACAAAGCTGCATTTGTACCAGGTCGAAACCCTCCCGCACCCTCCTGCTATCCAAAAATTCTGGTGAGTAGACACTAACCAGTTCGTATCTACCGCTTGCCTAGTCCATGTGGAACACCCGCGCCAGCGGCTGCACCACCGGCGAATTATCGGGGTTGGTTTCCATCAAGTCGCCCATGTAGGCCCACCAGCGTTGCATGATTTCGGTAGCGGGCAGCTGGTCGGTGGCGTGGCCGGGCACGCGCTTCTGCACCGCAAATAGGGTCCCGCTGGCAGCCTCTAGGTAGATGGAATAGTCCCGAATGCCTGCCTCGTGCAGCAGCACCGTGAGCTCGGGCCAGATTTCGTCGTGGCGGCGCTCGTACTCGGCGGCCACGCCGGGCTTGAGCTTCATGGTGAAGGCTACTTCTTCCATTGTAACAGTTATTGAACCGGCGCGCCCACCGACGCCGGCGTGAGGGTAACCGGGCCGAGCAGGCCGGACTCCAGCGGCGCCCATTTCTCGGCGGTGAAGAGGCCGTCGGCACCGCGGTTTTCCTTGAGCTTGGCGGGCATGTTGGTGTTGTAGAAAATCTTCCAATCGACGTGGTTGCGGTCCATGTCGCTGATGCGGTTGGCCATGAGGTTGCTCACGGTCACGGTGAGCGTGTTGTTGGCTTTGAGCTGGTACTTGGGCAGGTACACCTGGTACACGGGGCCCAGTAGCGTGGCCACGGGCTGGCCGTTGAGCTGCACGCGGGCGCTTTGGGCCACGCGGCCCAGGTCGAGCAGCCAGCCGTCGGCGCTGCCCTGCGGCAGGACGAAGGTGGTGGTGTAGGCAGCCGTGCCCGAAAATTTCTTGCCCGCCTCGCCGGCCAGCGTGGTCCACGACGCCAGCTCGCGCACCTGTTGCTTGGCCGGTAGCTCAGGGCCGCCCGAGAGAAAGCTCAGCTCCCAGGGCGCCGAAAGCGGCTGGGGTGCGGCGGCCAGGGAAAGGTAGGGATAGGCCGGGCCGGTGGCGGCGCCCTCGTTGGTGTCCAGAATGCAGGTTTCGCCGGGCGCCAGCTGCATGTATACTTCGGCAACGCCCTGGGAGGAGGTGCGCAGCGAGGCCATGCCGGTTTGCTCGGTCATGGGGTTGTAGAGGGCGGCCGACTTGGCAGCGGTTTGCAGCGGTACCCACGTAGCCACGGGCTTCTCGCCCCAGTTGGCCAGGAAATAGGTGTGGCCCCCGGCGCGGCGGCGCCGAATGAACTGCAGGCCTTCGTCGACCAGGGTTTCGCGCTTCACGCCGGCCTGGGCCAGCAGCGCGTTCACATCGGCGCCCAGCAGCACGCGGCCCTTGCCCACGGTGGCCTGGCGCAGGCCGTCTTTGCCGTCCTTGAACTTGAACTGGGCCAGCAGCTTCTGGAAATTGGCGCGCCGGTTGTCGAGGTTGCCGAAGCCGGGCACGTCGGCCGGGGCCTGGTTCTGGAATAGGATGGTGGCGCCGTTGGTGGCCAGGCGCAGCAGCTGCTCCAGGGTGAGCAGCGGCATGAGGTGGGCATCGGGCACCAAAAGGGTCTGGTAGCTGGTGCCGCCGGTGGCCAGGGCGGCGCCTTCGTTTTTCAGGCCCAGCACCTGCTTGTCGGAAATAAAATCGTAGCCGTAGCCCTTGGCCAGCAGCAGTTCGCTGGTGGCGTCCACGGGCAGGCCCTTGAAGCCGTGCTCGATGCCGTCGAAGTGCTGCAGCAGCACCTTGCCGGGGCGGGTGTAGGCGTCGGACTGCGGCAGGTAGAGCAGCAGGTCGTTGTCGGGCTGGCCGGCCTGCAGGAAGCTCTGGCAGCGCGCCGTGTACTGGTTCAGCTTGCCAAAATCCGTCCAGAACGGGTTTTGCGGGTTGAACTCCACGGCGGCGTAGAACAGCCAGCCGGGCCATTTGGCAGAAGGCGGCGAGTAAGCCGTGCCGTGGTAAAACACGTGGTTGACGCCGCCAAGCAGCATGCGGTCGATGGCCTTTTTCACGTCCGAGAGCTTACTCAGGAAATGGTCATTCTCCCAGGTTGCGGTTTCGGCCGAGGTCAGCGGTTTGCCCGTGACGTGCGCGGCCGACGACGCAAACTTGATGCGCGTGAGGTTCTCCCCTTCCGTCTCCGGAATGTCGGTGGCGGCGTACAAATCCAGAATATTCGCCGGCGAGCCGTGGGCCTGGTTCCGAATCAGGGCATCGTGGGTTTTGGCCCAGGCGCCCCAGGTTTTGGTGTAGTTCTCGAGCAGCAGCTCCGAGATAGTTTCGCGGTAGTCGGTGAGCACGCGCTGGTTTTCGTCCTCCGTGGCTTTGCCGAAAAGCGCGGGCAGGTGCTGGCGCAAATCGTAGCCGCGCCGCCGGCTGAATTCCGAAAACATGAGCGGCGTCCAGTTGGCCTCGCCCTGCGCATCGTCGACCTCATACGAGTCGTTGAAAAACGCCCGAATCGGCTTCACGTCGTGGCCTTTGAATGCCTTGTCGAAATAAGCCAGGTAGTGGTCCGTCGCCGTCTTGGAAAGGTGGTCGATGACGTCGCCCTCGCCGCCCGGCCCGGCGCGCTCCACCTGCTTGCCGTGCCCGCCCTGAAACAAGGCATACAGCGTCCAGGTGGAGCCGGCCGGAGCCGTCCAGTTCAGCTTGCCCTTGGCGTCAACCTTGGTGGTGAGGTCTTCGGTGGCGCCTTTGTCGGAGTACGCAATCAGGGTTTGCAGCGGAATGAGCTTTTCGAAGCGCACCTGGTCGAGGGCCAGGGTTTGCAGGTTTTTATTGGTCGCGACGGGGTCGGAAAGCTGCTTGAGGTCCACCTTATGCCCTACGGCGTTGGCAATGGGCTTCTGCATGAACGTGACCGGCTCGGCCAGGCTGGCGCCGCCCTTCACCTCAAAGGTTTTGTAGGTGATGTACTTGGAGGCGTCAGCCGGCGTCACCCACGGTCCGCCGAAGGGCCAGCCCGACGCCTGCGCCATGTCGATGCCCAGGCCCAGGCGTTTGGCCTCGGTGAGGGTGTGGGAGAGCATGTCCATCCACTTCGGCGAGAGGAAGTCGATGAACTGGCTTTCGGCGCCTTTCACGCCGTAGATGGTCGTGATTTCCATGCCGCCGAGCCCCGCCTTCTGGTACTCGGTGAGCAGGTGGGTAAGGTCGGGCTTGTTCACGGCGCTACCCTCCCACCACCAGCGCGTCCAGGGCTTGGTTTGCTGGGTGATGGCGGGCCATTTGGGGGCCTGCGCGTGGGCGCCGAGCGAGGCCAGGAGAAGAAGGGCGAGGGAGCGTTTCATGGGGTGGTTGCTGTGGCGGGGCGCCAGTCGTTACTTCAGCTTGTAAACTTCGCTTCCGGCCAGCAGGAAGCAGCCGAGGCCGTAGTCCTCAAAGTCGGGCTTGCTGGTGTAGCTCACGGGCTGGCTGTCTTTGGGCTCCTTGCCGGTGCCCTGCACGTAGCCCAGGAAACCGTCTTTGTGAATGCAGTCCTTCACCATGCCCTGCCAGGCTTTGGCGATGATGGGCTCGTACTGCTTCTTGTCGAGCAGGCCGTTGTTGAGACCCCAGGCCATGCCGTAGGTGAAGAGGGCCGTGCCCGTCATCTCCTTGCCGCCGAAGTGCGTGGCGTCGTGCAGGCTCACGTTCCAGAAGCCGTCGGGGCGCTGCAGCGGCGGCAGGGCCTGCATCATGGCCAGGTACATCTGCTCGTATTCGGCGCGATGGGGGGCGTCTTTGGGCATCACGTCCAGCACGCGCACCAGGGCGGCCACCACCCAGCCGTTGCCGCGGCTCCAGTAGCAGTCTTCGCCGTTGGGCTCTTTGTAGGGGGGCACAAAGTCCTTGTCGCGCCACCACAGCTTGTCCTGCGGGTTGTAGAGGCCGTTGCCGCCCTCGCGGGTCTTCGAGTTGTTGTACATGGCGTACATCTTCTCGTAGTAGGCATTGTCCTTCGTAATGACGGCCAGCTTGGCAAACACCGGCATGGCCATCTGCAGGGCGTCAATCCAGTTCCAGTCGTCTACTTTGTCGCTGGCCACCATGTTGTCGACGGCCGCTTTGATGTCGTGCAGGCGCTCGGGCTTGGGGTCTATCTGGTACAGCTCCAGGTAGGTTTGACCGGCGCACTGGTTGTCGGCGTTGCGGTCCGTGATGCCGTTGCGGATGCCCCACTTATGGCTCTGGCCCCAGTCCACGGCGTATTCGTAGTAGCGCGGCTGCTTGTCGGTGCGGTACAGGGCCATCAGGCCTTCGTAGTACACGCCGCGCGTCCAGATGTGGCTGGGCCGGGTTTTGTTGGTCACGATTTCCTTGCCCGTGTCGGGCCACTTCGCCATGAAGTAGTCGTTGGTCAGGGTCATGGCCTTGAGCACAGCTTTCTTTTTAGGCAGCTTCTGGGCTGCGGCGGGCTGGGCCAGCAGCAGGGCAGCAGCGAGACAGGCGGTAAGGGTGGTTTTTAGGGACATTGATTTGGACATTTGCTCGTGACCGTGCGGCGGTCATGCAGAGCGCAGCGAAGCATCTCGCTCGGGGAAGTAATGCAATCGGATTAAGTGCGTTGCGCACGCAAGATGCTTCGCTGCGCTCTGCATGACCCTCAGGATGCCTTCTTCTCAATTTCCACGGCGTACACCTGCTCGCGGCCTTCAAAGTTGGCCCGGAAAACTATCCATTTGCCGTCGGGCGTGAAGTGAATGTTGGGCTCCAGCTTGTAGCCGTGGGCTTTCATGTTCACCAGGCGCTCGGTGCGGAACTTGTCGCCTTCGGGGCGGAACAGATTAAGCCACATGCCATCGGGGGCTTTGGCTACCTGGCCGGCGTCGCCGCCGTCGCCGGCGAAGAGCTTCTGGTCGGGCGAGATGTTGAAGTGGATGGACCAGTCGTTGCGCTCCATTTGGTAGGCGCGCTCCTGGCCGGTTTTCACGTCGGTGCCGCCCAGGTAGAAGGTCACGCTACGCGGCTTCTGCATGTCGTACCAAATGGTTTTGCCGTCGGGGCTGAAGAACTCGTGGCCCGCGATTTCGCCGTCCACCGTGCGCTTGTGCACCAGCTTCACGGCCTTGGTTTTGGTGTTGATGTGCCAGATGCGGTCCACCTTGCCCCAGGGGCCTTCGTGGCAAAACATCAGCAAATCGGGGTCGGTGGGCGAAAATTGCACGTGGTTCAGCCAGGCGTTATCAGTAAACAGCTTGGTGAGCTTGCCCCCGCCGTCGGTGCTCACCGTGAACAGCGTGCGTGGCAATTTGGCCTCGTACACGCGGTTGAAAAAGTCGCTCTTGGCCGGATACTGGCGAAATATCTCCTTCTCAGCATCGGAGCCCCAGGCGCCGCCCAGCTGGGTTTCGTCGGCATTCAGCGAGGTGATGTCCGCCTTGAAATCGGCCGGAAACACAAACACGCGCCGGGTCTTCTTGCTGTCGATGCTGGTGGCGTACACCGTGTCCTGCACCTGGTAGAAGACCTCGCGGCGCTTGCGGCCCACAATCTCGCCCTTC
This DNA window, taken from Hymenobacter sp. 5317J-9, encodes the following:
- a CDS encoding glycoside hydrolase family 88 protein; the encoded protein is MSLKTTLTACLAAALLLAQPAAAQKLPKKKAVLKAMTLTNDYFMAKWPDTGKEIVTNKTRPSHIWTRGVYYEGLMALYRTDKQPRYYEYAVDWGQSHKWGIRNGITDRNADNQCAGQTYLELYQIDPKPERLHDIKAAVDNMVASDKVDDWNWIDALQMAMPVFAKLAVITKDNAYYEKMYAMYNNSKTREGGNGLYNPQDKLWWRDKDFVPPYKEPNGEDCYWSRGNGWVVAALVRVLDVMPKDAPHRAEYEQMYLAMMQALPPLQRPDGFWNVSLHDATHFGGKEMTGTALFTYGMAWGLNNGLLDKKQYEPIIAKAWQGMVKDCIHKDGFLGYVQGTGKEPKDSQPVSYTSKPDFEDYGLGCFLLAGSEVYKLK
- a CDS encoding glycosyl hydrolase, which encodes MKRSLALLLLASLGAHAQAPKWPAITQQTKPWTRWWWEGSAVNKPDLTHLLTEYQKAGLGGMEITTIYGVKGAESQFIDFLSPKWMDMLSHTLTEAKRLGLGIDMAQASGWPFGGPWVTPADASKYITYKTFEVKGGASLAEPVTFMQKPIANAVGHKVDLKQLSDPVATNKNLQTLALDQVRFEKLIPLQTLIAYSDKGATEDLTTKVDAKGKLNWTAPAGSTWTLYALFQGGHGKQVERAGPGGEGDVIDHLSKTATDHYLAYFDKAFKGHDVKPIRAFFNDSYEVDDAQGEANWTPLMFSEFSRRRGYDLRQHLPALFGKATEDENQRVLTDYRETISELLLENYTKTWGAWAKTHDALIRNQAHGSPANILDLYAATDIPETEGENLTRIKFASSAAHVTGKPLTSAETATWENDHFLSKLSDVKKAIDRMLLGGVNHVFYHGTAYSPPSAKWPGWLFYAAVEFNPQNPFWTDFGKLNQYTARCQSFLQAGQPDNDLLLYLPQSDAYTRPGKVLLQHFDGIEHGFKGLPVDATSELLLAKGYGYDFISDKQVLGLKNEGAALATGGTSYQTLLVPDAHLMPLLTLEQLLRLATNGATILFQNQAPADVPGFGNLDNRRANFQKLLAQFKFKDGKDGLRQATVGKGRVLLGADVNALLAQAGVKRETLVDEGLQFIRRRRAGGHTYFLANWGEKPVATWVPLQTAAKSAALYNPMTEQTGMASLRTSSQGVAEVYMQLAPGETCILDTNEGAATGPAYPYLSLAAAPQPLSAPWELSFLSGGPELPAKQQVRELASWTTLAGEAGKKFSGTAAYTTTFVLPQGSADGWLLDLGRVAQSARVQLNGQPVATLLGPVYQVYLPKYQLKANNTLTVTVSNLMANRISDMDRNHVDWKIFYNTNMPAKLKENRGADGLFTAEKWAPLESGLLGPVTLTPASVGAPVQ
- a CDS encoding oligogalacturonate lyase family protein, whose protein sequence is MKTNCYLPLAGALLLSLAGQAQTRLVTGSQKPMPAAEWIDADTGHKVVRLTQPDGDNAGFYFHNNPFVKGRGGEDLMVIYHTDPQGHQLRLVNLKTRQTEPLTRYFRQVKGEIVGRKRREVFYQVQDTVYATSIDSKKTRRVFVFPADFKADITSLNADETQLGGAWGSDAEKEIFRQYPAKSDFFNRVYEAKLPRTLFTVSTDGGGKLTKLFTDNAWLNHVQFSPTDPDLLMFCHEGPWGKVDRIWHINTKTKAVKLVHKRTVDGEIAGHEFFSPDGKTIWYDMQKPRSVTFYLGGTDVKTGQERAYQMERNDWSIHFNISPDQKLFAGDGGDAGQVAKAPDGMWLNLFRPEGDKFRTERLVNMKAHGYKLEPNIHFTPDGKWIVFRANFEGREQVYAVEIEKKAS